Within Myxococcus fulvus, the genomic segment CTCGCTGCTCGTCAAGGCGCGCGACCTGCTGAGGGACCATCCCGAGTTCCGTCGGCAGGTGCAGGAGCGCGTGGGTGCCCTGCTGGTGGACGAGTTCCAGGACACCAACCGGCTCCAGCTGGAGCTGGTGCTGCTGCTCGCGGAGCAGCGCGAGGGTGGGCCTCGTGAGCTGACGGCGGAGATGGACCTGCCATCCGCGCTGCCGTTGGAGCCCGCGTTCCTCTGCGCGGTGGGAGACCGCAAGCAGTCCATCTACGAGTTCCGTGGCGCGGACGTCTCCGTCTTCACGCTGCTGTCGAAGAAGGTGGAGGAGGAGGGCGGCACGCGCGGCTTCCTCCAGCACAACCGCCGCTCGGTGCCGGGGCTGTTGTCCTTCTTCAACCACGCCTTCGCCGGGGTGCTGGTGGCGGCGGACTCGCATGCGCCCCGTCCGTTCGAGGTCGTCTACGTCCCCGAGGAGGACGACCTGTCGCCCGTGCGCGCCTCGCTCACCGAGGCCCCCGTGGTGGAGCGACTCCACCTGGAGGAGCAGGAGACGGCCGGAGACCTGCGGTGGCTGGACGCGGACTGCACCGCGAGACGGCTGCGCATCCTGCTCGCGCCCGGCGCGCTCCCCACGGTGGCTCGCGAGGATGGCGAGGGCTCACGTCCCGCGCGCGGTGGCGACGTGGCGATGCTCTTCCGGACCTTCACGCACCTGGAGGTGTACCGGCAGGCGCTCATCCGCCACGGCGTGCCGCACCGGGTGCTGCGCGGACGCGGGTTCTACGGCGCGCAGGAGGTGCTGGACCTGGCCTCGCTGCTGGCGCTGCTGGCGGACACGGAGGACGCGCTCGCCTTCGCCGCCGTCTTGCGCTCGCCGCTCGTGGGCCTGTCGGACGCGACCTTGTTCCTGCTCGCCGGGGAGCAGCCGCTGTCGCTGGCGTCGCCTCGACTGACGGATGACGAGGTGCTCGCCACCTTGCCGGAGCGTGAGCGACAGCGCCTGAAGACCTTCCTGGAGGCACTGCCCGCGCTGTGCCGGGAGCGGGACAGGTTGGGTGTGAGGGAGCTGTTGCTCTCCGCGCTGGACCTGACGGGCTACCGCGAGGCGCTCGCGGGCTCTCCCTATGCGGAGCAGGCGAGCGCCAACGTGGAGAAGCTGCTCGCGCTGGCCTCGCGTCGCGACGAGCGGGGCTCGGGCGGGTGCGTGGCCTTCGCCCGCGAGCTGCGCATGCTGGCCGAGTCCTCTCCGAACGAAGCGCAGGCGGACCTGCTCGACGCCGGAGATCCGCGCGCGGTGCAGCTGCTCACCATCCACCGCGCCAAGGGCCTGGAGTGGCCCATCGTCGTCGTACCCGGCATGGGCGGTCGACGCCGGAGCACCTCCGCCCGCGCGCACTTCGAGCGCTCGCACGGCATCGCCCTGCGCCCCTGGGTGCCGGACTCGCTGGACGGCTACACGTCCAATCGCTTCGAGGCGGTGCGCCAGGAGCTGAAGGCCCGCGAGGACGCCGAGTATCGCCGCCTGCTCTACGTGGCCCTCACCCGCGCCAGGGACTTGCTGGTGCTCTCCGGTGGCGAGGAGCCACGTGCGGGCAAGGATTCGTGGTGGCACCTCGTCGACGCCCGGCTGGAGGACGTCACCACGCGCGAGCTCGTCACGGACGTGGACGTGGACGAGCTGCCTCCGCCCAGGGACCCGGAGCCGCCCGGGCCCGAGGAGATGGCGCGCGCGGGTGCACGTGTGGAGGCCGCGCTGCTGCGCGTGCGCGGCGGCACGCTGGACCTCGCCGAGTCCTCGGCGTCCCTCAGCGCGCCGGTGAGCTCGGTGCAGGACTTCATCACCTGCCCGCGTCGCTTCCACTACGTGCACCGCCTGGGCCTGCGCGGCGCGCCCTGGCCGTGGGAGGTGGCGCCGCGGGAGACCCCGCTCGTCGTCGAGCCGGAGGGCTGGCTCCCCGAGCGCAGCCCCGCGGAGCGGGTGCGCCATCTGCTGAGCGCCTCGGACCTGCGGCTGTGCTCGGCCCGTGACGTGGACGTCACGGAGCGCCGCGCGCACCTGGAGGCCTTGCTGCGCGAGGCGGGCGCATTGGCCGAGGACCCGGGCATGGAGGCGGTCCTGGGCACGGCGGAGCGCTGGCTCGCCACCGACTTCGCCCGGATGCTGGCGGAGTCCCCGCCGCGCGGCGTGCACCGGGGCCTGGCCTTCACCCTGGTGGTGGACGAGGGCATCTCCCTGGAGGGTGAGATGGATGTCCTCTGGGAGTCACCTCGCGGCGAGGCGGTGGTGGTGACCTACAAGTCGGGTGGACGGCATCCGTTGGGAGCGGCCGCGTACGCCCACGAGCTGGACGCGCTGGAGCTGGCGGCGCGACGGATGGTGCGAGCGGGCGTCCCCGTGCGTGTGGGCGTCGTCTTCCTGGGGGAGGAGCGGCCGGAGCCCGAGTGGCGGGCGGACGCGGCGCGCCCCGAGGAGGCCGCCAGGCGGCTCGCGGACGCGACCCGGGCGTTGGCACGGGGGGAGGTGCGTGGCGCCTGGGTGGGACGAGAGAGGGCGACCTGCCAGGCCCTGCATTGTGGCTTCTCGGAACACTGTCACCCGGCCCCTCCCGCGTGCTAAGCGGCGGGCACCATGCCGAACGTCGTCGTCATCGGAGCGCAGTGGGGAGATGAAGGTAAGGGCAAGGTCGTGGACCTGCTCACCGAGCATGCCCAGTTGGTCGTCCGCTTCCAGGGCGGCAACAACGCGGGGCATACGCTCGTGGTGGGTGGCCAGAAGACGGTCCTGCACCTGATTCCCTCGGGCATCCTCCATCAGGGCAAGACGTGTGTCATTGGCAACGGAGTGGTGGTGGACCCCGCGGTGCTCGTGGGGGAGATCGACGCGCTCAAGGCGCGCGGCTTCCTCAAGGAGGACTCGCAGCTCATCATCTCCGACAATGCCCACGTCATCTTCCCGTGGCACAAGCTGCTGGACAGCTTCCGCGAGAAGGCCCGCGGTGGCAGCGCCATCGGCACCACCGGCCGCGGTATCGGCCCGTCCTACGAGGACAAGGTGGCGCGCCGGGGCATCCGCATGCGGGATCTGCTCAACCCCGAGCGCCTGCGCAAGCGCATCGAGGAGCGGCTGCCTCAGGCCCTCGAGGAGCTCCGGGAGCTGTGCGGCAAGGCGGGCGTGCCGGTGCCGCAGCTCGAGGTGCCCCAGGTGCTCGCGGAGTTCTCCGGGCTGGGTGAGCGGCTCAAGCCCTACGTGCACGACGCCTCGCTGTACCTCGCCGGCCAGGTGCGCCGCGGCGCGCGCATCCTCTTCGAGGGCGCGCAGGGCACGCTGCTCGACGTGGACCACGGCACCTATCCCTTCGTCACGTCGTCCAACTGCGTGGCGGGCAACGCCGCGGTGGGCTCGGGCCTGGGCCCGACGGCCATCGACAAGGTGATGGGCATCAGCAAGGCCTACACCACGCGCGTCGGCGGCGGTCCGTTCCCCACGGAGCTCAGCGACGCCATCGGCGACCAGCTGCGCAAGGTGGGTGACGAGTTCGGCGCCACCACCGGTCGTCCCCGCCGCTGCGGCTGGCTGGACGGCGTGGTGCTGCGCTACGCGGCGCGCGTCAACGGCCTGTGGGGCATGGCGCTCACCAAGCTCGACGTGCTCAGCGGCCTGAAGTCGCTGCAGATCTGCAACGCGTACGACCTGGACGGCGAGAAGATCACCGAGCTGCCCGGCGATTACGAGGACCTGGCGCGCGTCAAGCCCATCTACGAGACGCTGCCCGGCTGGGAGGAGAACCTCGCCGGCGTGCGCAGCTTCGACGAGCTGCCGGAGAACGCGAAGCGCTACGTGCGCCGCGTGGAAGAGGTCAGCGGCGTGCCCGTGGTGTGCGTCTCCGTGGGCGCCGACCGCGGCGAGACGGTGCTGCTGCAGAACCCCTTCCGCAGCTGAGACGGGCCACACCCTCGGAGAAACTCCCACCGAGGGTGTGGGCGCATCGTGACGTCGTCCCCGGTTTCTGCTACGGCAACCGGTGCAACCCCTTGGGGGACGTCATGCACCTGGTACGCAAGTCCGTCATCGTCCTGTCCGCGGTGCTGCTGCTCGGTGCCGCGGAGCCCTCCGAGCCCGCCCGGGCCGCCTTCGCTCGCGGAGAGTCCGCCCTGGGCGCGGGCCGCCTGGACGAGGCCGCCGCCGCGTACCGTGAAGCGCTGGCCGCCACCCCGGGCTATGCCCCCGCGCTCAACGGCCTGGGCAGCGTGGCCTTCCGACAGGGCAAGCTGAAGGACGCCATCGCGCGTTTCGGCGAGGCCACGCAGGCGGACCCGCTCCACAAGATGGCGTACTTCAACCTGGGCTATGCCGCGCGCAAGGCCGGGGACGCCGCCACCGCCGCCCGCGCCTACGGGCGCTATGTCGAGCTCGAGCCGGACGACGCGGATGGCTACTACGGCCTCGCGGAGAGCCACCGCCAGCTCGGCGACAAGCCCCAGGCCATCGCCGCGTATCAGGGTTACATCGCCCGGGAGAACCGGCCCTCCGAGCAGATCTGGGTCCAGAAGGCGCGCGGCTACCTGAAGTCGCTCGGCGCCTCGCCCCTGCCGCCCGAGTCCTCGAAGCCGCTCCCGCGCGTCGCCCCGCCTGCGACGAGCACGCTCGGCGCCTCGCCCGAGTCCTCGAAGCCGCTTCCGCGCGTCGCCGAAGCGCCGCCTCCGACGAGCACCCTCGGCGGCTCGCCCGAGTCCTCGAAGCCGCTGCCTCATGTCGCCGAGGCGCCGCCTGCGACGAGCACCCTGGGCGGCTCGCCCGAGACGCCGAAGCCGCTTCCGCGCGTCGTCGCGGCACCGACAACGATGAGCACCCTGGGCGTCGCGCCGGTGACGCCTCCCTCGCGGGCGACGGCCGACGGCGCGGACCTGCGCGAGAAGGGGACGCCCCCGAGCGGCGCAGTGGCCCCGTCCGCCGCGACGCCCTCGGCGCAGGAGCCGGTGCCCTTCCCGTCGAAACCCTCGGCCGAAATCACGCAGGCGCGCACACCGAACCCCGCGCTGGCGGCGGCGCGCATCCGCGACGGCGATGCGCTGATGAAGGAGCGCCGCTACCGCGAGGCGGCCTTCGCGTTCCTGGATGCGTCGCACGCGGACGAGGGCCACGTGGAGGCCTTGTTCAAGCTGGGCAACGCGCTGGCGGTGCTCGGCTACTACGGGCAGGCGGTGGAGAAGTGGGAGTCCGCCATCCAGCTCACGAAGGACGCGGCCATCCGTCAGAGCGCGCAGGACAACATCGCGCGAGCGCGCACGAAGATGGCGCAGTCGGGCGCCTCTCCGCAGGCGGCGGGACAGGCCCCGGGCTCCGGACCTGTCGCGGAGACGACACGGGCGCAGGCCCGGAGGGCCTATGAGCAGGGCGTGCAGCGCATCGGCTCGCGCGACTTCGCCACGGCGCTGACGCACCTGACCCAGGCCATCCAGTTGGAGCCGATGCTCGCGGTGGCCTACACCGCGCGCGGCAGCGCCAACATCGGCCTGCGTCGCTACGCGGAGGCCGCGGCGGACTATCAGTTCGCGATGGAGCTGGAGCCCCAGGCCGCGTCCCCCCTGTACGGGTTGGCCGAGTCCTACCGCGCCCTGGGTCGCAACGCGGAGGCGCGGGGGCTCTACGAGCGCTATGCCGC encodes:
- a CDS encoding UvrD-helicase domain-containing protein codes for the protein MSTAPSILALERNLALMAGAGAGKTYSLVTMTLHLLAGAREAGGPLRPARLCMLTFTDKAAAEMRARLRMRLDGLAQGEAKLDQEVELRASLSRLDRPFPLPEAWRQLREEMGAATVGTFHSLCGQLLRRAPPAVGIDPSFEVLDELEASSLVQDVCERVVLDALEAGDAQVRELCQELGFSGSGFSDGLVAALVSVYGKLREEGLRAASAAVADVAQAREEFDEALKECLRLCMEVRALDAKGEWSQLVGALEKALNGMTAENFQKGDRYPWLRACFATDTRNIARLSKGAAGPVRELYWRIYKGKTDGSVRMLVDAWAAWHTAPFEATFRELLGRVETRHDAEFSRRNVFDFTSLLVKARDLLRDHPEFRRQVQERVGALLVDEFQDTNRLQLELVLLLAEQREGGPRELTAEMDLPSALPLEPAFLCAVGDRKQSIYEFRGADVSVFTLLSKKVEEEGGTRGFLQHNRRSVPGLLSFFNHAFAGVLVAADSHAPRPFEVVYVPEEDDLSPVRASLTEAPVVERLHLEEQETAGDLRWLDADCTARRLRILLAPGALPTVAREDGEGSRPARGGDVAMLFRTFTHLEVYRQALIRHGVPHRVLRGRGFYGAQEVLDLASLLALLADTEDALAFAAVLRSPLVGLSDATLFLLAGEQPLSLASPRLTDDEVLATLPERERQRLKTFLEALPALCRERDRLGVRELLLSALDLTGYREALAGSPYAEQASANVEKLLALASRRDERGSGGCVAFARELRMLAESSPNEAQADLLDAGDPRAVQLLTIHRAKGLEWPIVVVPGMGGRRRSTSARAHFERSHGIALRPWVPDSLDGYTSNRFEAVRQELKAREDAEYRRLLYVALTRARDLLVLSGGEEPRAGKDSWWHLVDARLEDVTTRELVTDVDVDELPPPRDPEPPGPEEMARAGARVEAALLRVRGGTLDLAESSASLSAPVSSVQDFITCPRRFHYVHRLGLRGAPWPWEVAPRETPLVVEPEGWLPERSPAERVRHLLSASDLRLCSARDVDVTERRAHLEALLREAGALAEDPGMEAVLGTAERWLATDFARMLAESPPRGVHRGLAFTLVVDEGISLEGEMDVLWESPRGEAVVVTYKSGGRHPLGAAAYAHELDALELAARRMVRAGVPVRVGVVFLGEERPEPEWRADAARPEEAARRLADATRALARGEVRGAWVGRERATCQALHCGFSEHCHPAPPAC
- a CDS encoding tetratricopeptide repeat protein, which gives rise to MHLVRKSVIVLSAVLLLGAAEPSEPARAAFARGESALGAGRLDEAAAAYREALAATPGYAPALNGLGSVAFRQGKLKDAIARFGEATQADPLHKMAYFNLGYAARKAGDAATAARAYGRYVELEPDDADGYYGLAESHRQLGDKPQAIAAYQGYIARENRPSEQIWVQKARGYLKSLGASPLPPESSKPLPRVAPPATSTLGASPESSKPLPRVAEAPPPTSTLGGSPESSKPLPHVAEAPPATSTLGGSPETPKPLPRVVAAPTTMSTLGVAPVTPPSRATADGADLREKGTPPSGAVAPSAATPSAQEPVPFPSKPSAEITQARTPNPALAAARIRDGDALMKERRYREAAFAFLDASHADEGHVEALFKLGNALAVLGYYGQAVEKWESAIQLTKDAAIRQSAQDNIARARTKMAQSGASPQAAGQAPGSGPVAETTRAQARRAYEQGVQRIGSRDFATALTHLTQAIQLEPMLAVAYTARGSANIGLRRYAEAAADYQFAMELEPQAASPLYGLAESYRALGRNAEARGLYERYAASSAADVRPQLQEESRQKAVKLR
- a CDS encoding adenylosuccinate synthase; its protein translation is MPNVVVIGAQWGDEGKGKVVDLLTEHAQLVVRFQGGNNAGHTLVVGGQKTVLHLIPSGILHQGKTCVIGNGVVVDPAVLVGEIDALKARGFLKEDSQLIISDNAHVIFPWHKLLDSFREKARGGSAIGTTGRGIGPSYEDKVARRGIRMRDLLNPERLRKRIEERLPQALEELRELCGKAGVPVPQLEVPQVLAEFSGLGERLKPYVHDASLYLAGQVRRGARILFEGAQGTLLDVDHGTYPFVTSSNCVAGNAAVGSGLGPTAIDKVMGISKAYTTRVGGGPFPTELSDAIGDQLRKVGDEFGATTGRPRRCGWLDGVVLRYAARVNGLWGMALTKLDVLSGLKSLQICNAYDLDGEKITELPGDYEDLARVKPIYETLPGWEENLAGVRSFDELPENAKRYVRRVEEVSGVPVVCVSVGADRGETVLLQNPFRS